From a single Streptomyces rubradiris genomic region:
- a CDS encoding NADH:flavin oxidoreductase, with protein MPDHRLVADAVRPLFEPFTLGELTLDNRFVMAPMTRSASPGGVPGPDVAEYYARRAAGGTGLIVTEGTVVDHPAAANGPGLPRFHGEDALAGWRRVVEEVHRAGGRIFPQLWHVGADRFGDAVPEPHHPPVSPSGLLNPGRANGEPLTTAQIDSLVGSFARAAADARRLGFDGIELHGGHGYLIDQFLWSGSNVRTDGYGGGIRERARFAAEVIAACRQATGPGFPILIRLSQWKTTDFSARLAATPQEWEELLTPLVEAGVDGFHCSTRRFWLPEFDGPALSLAGWTKKVTGLPTVTVGSVGLDNSEFQTAFLEGKGAANAPLDRLVELFEAGEFDLVAVGRALLADPEWVAKVREGRTDELIPFDVSALATLR; from the coding sequence ATGCCGGACCACCGCCTCGTCGCCGACGCCGTGCGCCCGCTCTTCGAACCGTTCACGCTCGGCGAGCTGACCCTGGACAACCGCTTCGTCATGGCGCCCATGACGCGTTCCGCCTCGCCGGGCGGCGTACCGGGCCCCGATGTGGCCGAGTACTACGCCCGCCGGGCGGCCGGCGGCACCGGCCTGATCGTCACGGAGGGCACGGTCGTCGACCACCCGGCCGCCGCCAACGGCCCGGGGCTGCCGCGCTTCCACGGCGAGGACGCCCTGGCGGGCTGGCGCCGGGTGGTGGAAGAGGTCCACCGGGCGGGCGGCCGGATCTTCCCCCAGCTGTGGCACGTGGGCGCCGACCGGTTCGGCGACGCGGTGCCCGAACCGCACCACCCGCCGGTCAGCCCGTCCGGGCTGCTCAACCCCGGCCGGGCCAACGGCGAGCCGCTGACCACAGCGCAGATCGACTCCCTGGTGGGGTCCTTCGCGCGGGCCGCCGCCGACGCCCGGCGCCTCGGCTTCGACGGCATCGAACTGCACGGCGGCCACGGCTATCTGATCGACCAGTTCCTGTGGTCCGGCAGCAATGTGCGGACCGACGGCTACGGCGGCGGCATCCGCGAGCGCGCCCGGTTCGCCGCCGAGGTCATCGCGGCCTGCCGGCAGGCGACGGGCCCCGGCTTCCCGATCCTGATCCGCCTGTCCCAGTGGAAGACCACCGACTTCTCGGCCCGGCTCGCCGCCACCCCGCAGGAGTGGGAGGAGCTGCTGACCCCGCTGGTCGAGGCGGGCGTCGACGGCTTCCACTGCTCCACCCGCCGGTTCTGGCTGCCCGAGTTCGACGGGCCCGCACTGAGTCTGGCCGGCTGGACGAAGAAGGTCACCGGGCTGCCCACCGTGACGGTCGGCTCCGTGGGCCTCGACAACAGCGAGTTCCAGACCGCCTTCCTGGAGGGCAAGGGCGCGGCGAACGCCCCGCTCGACAGGCTCGTGGAGCTGTTCGAGGCGGGCGAGTTCGACCTCGTCGCCGTGGGCCGTGCGCTGCTCGCCGACCCCGAGTGGGTGGCCAAGGTGCGCGAGGGCCGCACGGACGAGCTGATCCCGTTCGACGTCAGCGCGCTGGCGACCCTCCGTTGA
- a CDS encoding DUF6185 family protein — translation MIRRALSEPLLLLFLVLAVFAVPAGTGMSSAAADQADTCGVEQVRGVKVTALVDFDHRGLDYSKVKSVMDIEIPASWKHAADLLLDTRASEYRQVLRCLLEKGREDNPLDFDERRPRPLTVDSDGKKVAVHYEAVVSVRWLGEFKVGPWSLEAGSDVWTVRLDPPRSLGQATWENVEVQTGGPRAWSVSPESAIGKDGTVLKWQNKKPTEFTVSFRPPAAQQWDAKTVSPDQPWEAVGLDSGSSAAAYVLDGVLLLIAGRKLRQGLARRPAEGERKALGALRSWALLSTGLGVLVYMGDNLLDFLQQTFFGSHRYGAVFYLFTLLFLGAALCVFGKLPKPLLVIPCCVVVVVAGLWAGSWVAPLACVAAVSFFCVGAFLSAGRALRMIGRSLPSWLVVSLSVLLSGLTVLWAYLVYRSYWDRISWLADTRWPTYGSNLRRHFDNWWWDFPRLVLPTLWATASLALLALVPWGALHVCRAERKDGSSFTPTASERFFLMLIFTLVVSSGGGIYFGVDGYFVSVLLGLLSVWTLLSLGRRKAVLARPAIGNRPLGQVISMADRSGLLRMVRRYRDLQNCLHHLGSGNPVESTAAREAIERDIDQMDRFLPEGVRLVDVAFACGPMATWWANARRCAIIACFVGLPGTGLMYWHDVVGGQAWESTITYPSGFVYIMLIILTWQLTWVGAAFFMGALWRSLPGRYGPTKAFYVAIVFSIPVCAHRLLGELSGHDVQETIAIIAAFTSVMTFTGLVMDVQTFTSERRYWPSRAGLILYIYQMRFASVAFMVVQLVGLATSIWTTFRQGGPSGPQSTP, via the coding sequence GTGATCCGTCGCGCACTTTCCGAGCCGCTGCTCCTGCTGTTCTTGGTGCTGGCCGTCTTCGCCGTGCCGGCCGGCACGGGTATGTCGTCCGCGGCAGCGGACCAGGCGGACACCTGCGGTGTGGAACAGGTTCGCGGTGTCAAAGTCACCGCGCTGGTGGATTTCGATCACCGAGGTCTCGACTACAGCAAAGTCAAGAGCGTCATGGACATCGAGATCCCGGCGAGCTGGAAACACGCAGCGGATCTTCTGCTGGATACTCGCGCGTCCGAGTACCGCCAGGTGCTTCGCTGCCTGCTGGAAAAGGGCCGGGAAGACAATCCGCTCGACTTCGACGAGCGGCGACCCAGGCCGCTCACAGTCGACTCCGACGGGAAGAAGGTGGCGGTTCACTATGAGGCTGTGGTCTCGGTGCGGTGGCTCGGCGAGTTCAAGGTCGGCCCGTGGTCGCTGGAGGCGGGGTCGGACGTCTGGACCGTTCGGTTGGATCCTCCGCGGAGTCTCGGCCAGGCGACGTGGGAGAACGTGGAGGTCCAGACGGGCGGGCCCCGGGCGTGGTCCGTCAGTCCGGAGTCCGCCATCGGTAAGGACGGCACCGTACTGAAGTGGCAGAACAAGAAACCGACTGAATTCACGGTGAGTTTCCGTCCGCCGGCGGCGCAGCAATGGGATGCGAAGACGGTGTCGCCGGACCAGCCATGGGAAGCTGTGGGGCTGGACAGCGGATCCTCTGCGGCAGCCTACGTCCTCGACGGAGTCCTCCTGCTCATCGCAGGAAGGAAACTCCGGCAGGGCCTCGCGCGGCGGCCCGCCGAGGGCGAGAGAAAAGCACTTGGTGCACTGCGCTCCTGGGCGCTCTTGTCGACGGGGCTCGGGGTGCTCGTCTACATGGGCGACAACCTCCTCGATTTCTTGCAGCAGACATTCTTCGGGTCTCATCGATATGGTGCGGTCTTTTACTTGTTCACGCTTCTGTTTCTGGGGGCCGCCCTGTGTGTTTTCGGGAAGCTTCCCAAGCCTTTGCTGGTGATCCCGTGCTGTGTGGTCGTTGTTGTCGCCGGGCTCTGGGCCGGCTCCTGGGTGGCGCCGCTCGCGTGCGTGGCTGCGGTTTCCTTTTTCTGCGTGGGTGCGTTCCTCTCGGCCGGGCGAGCCCTGCGTATGATCGGTCGGTCATTGCCTTCATGGCTGGTCGTTTCTTTGTCCGTCCTCCTGTCGGGTCTGACGGTTCTGTGGGCATACCTGGTCTATCGGAGCTATTGGGACCGCATCAGCTGGCTTGCCGACACCCGATGGCCGACCTACGGGAGCAATCTGCGTCGGCACTTCGACAACTGGTGGTGGGACTTTCCGCGCCTTGTGTTGCCGACCCTGTGGGCTACGGCTTCTTTGGCTCTGCTCGCGCTGGTCCCCTGGGGCGCCCTTCACGTGTGCCGCGCCGAGCGTAAAGATGGCAGTTCGTTCACGCCGACCGCCTCGGAGCGGTTCTTCCTCATGCTCATCTTCACGCTGGTCGTGTCATCCGGAGGAGGAATCTACTTCGGGGTCGATGGTTACTTCGTCAGTGTCCTGCTCGGTCTTCTGTCGGTTTGGACGCTGCTTTCCCTGGGGAGGAGAAAGGCCGTGCTGGCGCGGCCTGCGATCGGGAACCGCCCCTTGGGCCAAGTGATCTCGATGGCCGACCGATCGGGTTTGCTGCGCATGGTCCGGCGTTACCGGGACCTTCAGAACTGCCTTCACCATCTGGGCTCCGGGAACCCTGTCGAGTCGACGGCGGCTCGAGAGGCGATCGAGCGGGACATCGATCAGATGGACCGGTTCCTGCCCGAAGGAGTGAGGCTCGTCGACGTGGCCTTCGCTTGCGGCCCCATGGCCACATGGTGGGCGAACGCCCGCAGGTGCGCGATCATCGCCTGCTTTGTCGGCCTTCCCGGGACGGGGTTGATGTACTGGCATGACGTGGTCGGCGGCCAGGCCTGGGAATCCACCATCACCTACCCCAGCGGTTTCGTCTACATCATGCTGATCATTCTCACATGGCAGCTGACCTGGGTGGGTGCGGCTTTCTTCATGGGAGCGCTGTGGCGGAGCCTCCCCGGCCGGTACGGACCGACGAAGGCGTTTTACGTGGCCATCGTTTTTTCCATTCCCGTCTGTGCCCACCGGCTGCTCGGTGAACTCAGCGGACATGATGTGCAGGAAACGATCGCGATTATCGCCGCCTTCACGTCGGTGATGACATTCACCGGCTTGGTCATGGATGTACAGACATTCACGAGTGAGCGGCGCTACTGGCCCTCCAGGGCGGGTCTGATCCTGTATATCTATCAGATGCGGTTTGCCTCTGTGGCGTTCATGGTCGTCCAGCTCGTAGGGCTTGCCACCAGCATCTGGACGACCTTCCGGCAGGGCGGCCCCAGCGGCCCGCAGTCGACCCCGTAA
- a CDS encoding ATP-binding protein — protein MMKIAVSGTYSSGKTTTSIALAHLTGIPRTHAKTMREILPEALPGKRLEDCTAPELFQLGMRRYAERAVHESHLPDGFVSDGSSLHEWVYGKIRVLVGIHPDDSVAAPARRTPELDFFEQVIDNMGAVMKQHAQRTYDVFIHLPVEFPLVADGHRPVSERFRAMSDRLLLDTLDEYGIPYHVVGGSVRERLETIVGLLELPVQMQPDEAIRLAERDLAGLDTRSESDRTAA, from the coding sequence ATGATGAAGATCGCCGTCTCCGGCACCTACTCCTCCGGCAAGACCACCACGTCGATCGCCCTCGCCCATCTGACGGGAATCCCGCGCACGCACGCGAAGACCATGCGCGAGATCCTCCCCGAGGCCCTGCCCGGCAAGCGGCTGGAGGACTGCACCGCCCCGGAACTCTTCCAGCTGGGCATGCGCCGCTACGCCGAACGCGCCGTGCACGAGAGCCACCTTCCCGACGGCTTCGTCTCCGACGGGTCCTCGCTGCACGAATGGGTCTACGGAAAGATCCGCGTCCTCGTCGGCATCCACCCGGACGACTCCGTGGCGGCCCCCGCGCGGCGCACTCCCGAACTCGACTTCTTCGAGCAGGTCATCGACAACATGGGCGCGGTGATGAAGCAGCACGCCCAGCGCACGTACGACGTCTTCATCCACCTGCCGGTGGAGTTCCCCCTGGTCGCCGACGGGCACCGGCCGGTGTCCGAGCGGTTCCGCGCCATGTCGGACCGGCTGCTGCTGGACACGCTGGACGAGTACGGCATCCCGTACCACGTGGTCGGCGGCAGTGTGCGCGAACGGCTGGAGACGATCGTCGGGCTTCTCGAACTGCCCGTGCAGATGCAGCCGGACGAGGCGATCCGGCTCGCCGAGCGCGACCTGGCGGGGCTGGACACCCGTTCCGAGAGCGACCGCACGGCGGCCTGA
- a CDS encoding zinc-binding dehydrogenase, with protein sequence MKGPALRALLPAVDAPAGLVLGTAGEPDPRPDQVLVDVRHISLNYGELHFLSRLPAGAVPGWDASGVVVRAAANGQGPAVGTRVLTYGAGFGAWAERRAVSLDELAVVPDSVDLAQAAALPVAGVTALRALRAAGPLLGRRVLVTGASGGVGRFAVQLAARAGAEVVASVGSPERGAGLEALGAGQVVAGLDGITRPVDVVLDAVGGAQLVAAFGLLAPEGVLVSYGCASGEPSVFPPYSTVGPGKSLVSFRIGDRLGADMATLLRLVEERRLTVDTGWRGPWEKAAEAAEALLGRRLLGKAVLDVTAA encoded by the coding sequence GTGAAAGGCCCTGCATTGCGCGCGCTGCTGCCAGCCGTCGACGCCCCCGCCGGACTCGTCCTCGGTACCGCCGGTGAACCCGACCCGCGTCCCGACCAGGTCCTGGTCGACGTCCGTCACATCTCCCTGAACTACGGCGAACTGCACTTCCTCTCCCGGCTTCCGGCGGGAGCGGTACCCGGATGGGACGCCTCCGGCGTCGTGGTGCGTGCCGCCGCCAACGGGCAGGGGCCCGCCGTCGGCACCCGTGTGCTCACCTATGGCGCGGGGTTCGGGGCGTGGGCCGAGCGCCGGGCCGTCTCGCTCGACGAACTCGCCGTGGTGCCCGACTCGGTGGACCTCGCGCAGGCCGCCGCCCTGCCCGTGGCGGGCGTGACGGCCCTGCGGGCGCTCCGGGCGGCGGGACCGCTGCTCGGCCGCCGGGTCCTGGTCACCGGCGCCTCCGGCGGCGTCGGGCGGTTCGCCGTGCAGCTCGCGGCCCGCGCGGGGGCCGAGGTCGTGGCGAGCGTGGGCAGCCCGGAGCGCGGCGCGGGCCTGGAGGCGCTCGGCGCCGGCCAGGTGGTCGCAGGACTCGACGGCATCACGCGGCCGGTCGATGTCGTGCTCGACGCCGTCGGCGGTGCCCAGCTGGTCGCCGCCTTCGGACTGCTCGCGCCGGAGGGCGTGCTGGTCAGCTACGGGTGCGCGTCGGGCGAACCGTCCGTCTTCCCGCCGTACTCGACGGTCGGGCCGGGCAAGTCGCTGGTCTCCTTCCGGATCGGGGACCGGCTCGGCGCCGACATGGCCACCCTGCTGCGGCTCGTCGAGGAGCGGCGGCTCACCGTCGACACCGGGTGGCGGGGCCCGTGGGAGAAGGCGGCGGAGGCCGCCGAGGCGCTGCTCGGCCGCAGACTGCTCGGCAAGGCCGTCCTCGACGTGACGGCGGCCTGA
- a CDS encoding MFS transporter, translated as MTITSEGSALWRDRRFVLLASARTISVLGNGFARVALAFSVLALPGAGPGKLSLVLACQSLPQLVFILLGGVIADRMSRSRLMAMADGVGAFAYAGLAVMTLTRHAPLALMCALAVVAGLATALFAPAMDGVVPLVVPADRLQRANGLLRMSTNTCLFLGLALSGVVVAWVGAGWALALNAVSFVVSAVLTGRLRLPARPVEASSLWTDLRAGWREFTSRQWLWVVVAQCTAVVAVFSATLGVLGPLVAQQHLGGARSWSIIVAAQALGAIAGAGLAVRVRADRPVLVAVLATFPAALPMVFLSISAPVWLIAAATFCAGVAGDVFNVLWASTLQREIPEQVLSRVSSYDLFGSLAFAPLGLLVAGPVAQGVGSGPALAGCAAVVVVATLAALASPQVRALRRSASPIQESVAASDQAGEEVAR; from the coding sequence ATGACGATCACTTCGGAAGGGTCAGCGCTGTGGCGTGACCGGCGGTTCGTTCTGCTCGCTTCGGCCCGAACCATCTCGGTTCTGGGCAACGGGTTCGCTCGGGTGGCCCTGGCCTTCTCCGTGCTGGCACTTCCCGGCGCCGGCCCCGGGAAGCTGTCGTTGGTACTCGCCTGCCAGTCGCTGCCCCAACTGGTGTTCATCCTGCTCGGAGGGGTGATCGCTGACAGGATGTCGCGGTCCCGCCTCATGGCCATGGCCGACGGTGTCGGGGCATTCGCCTATGCGGGGCTGGCGGTGATGACCCTGACCCGGCACGCACCCTTGGCTCTGATGTGCGCGCTGGCGGTGGTGGCGGGGCTGGCGACCGCGCTTTTCGCGCCGGCCATGGACGGTGTCGTGCCGCTCGTGGTCCCCGCGGACCGCTTGCAGCGGGCCAACGGTCTGCTGCGGATGAGCACGAACACGTGCCTCTTCCTCGGGCTCGCGCTGTCGGGCGTGGTCGTCGCGTGGGTCGGCGCGGGCTGGGCCTTGGCGCTGAACGCGGTTTCCTTCGTGGTCAGCGCGGTGCTGACGGGACGGCTGCGGTTGCCCGCCAGGCCGGTGGAGGCGTCATCGCTGTGGACGGACCTGCGTGCGGGCTGGCGGGAGTTCACCTCACGGCAGTGGCTGTGGGTGGTGGTCGCCCAGTGCACGGCCGTAGTCGCCGTCTTCAGCGCGACCCTCGGAGTTCTCGGGCCGTTGGTGGCCCAACAGCATCTGGGCGGGGCCAGGTCGTGGTCGATCATCGTGGCCGCGCAAGCGCTGGGAGCCATCGCCGGCGCCGGACTGGCGGTACGGGTCCGGGCCGACCGACCGGTCCTGGTCGCGGTTCTCGCCACTTTCCCGGCAGCACTGCCCATGGTCTTCCTGAGCATCTCGGCACCGGTCTGGCTGATCGCCGCCGCCACCTTCTGCGCTGGTGTCGCCGGCGACGTCTTCAACGTGCTGTGGGCCAGCACCTTGCAACGCGAGATTCCGGAACAGGTACTTTCCCGCGTCAGCTCCTACGACTTGTTCGGCTCTCTGGCCTTCGCCCCGCTCGGCCTGCTCGTCGCCGGCCCCGTTGCCCAAGGCGTCGGTTCGGGCCCGGCTCTGGCCGGCTGCGCGGCTGTCGTCGTAGTGGCCACTCTCGCGGCCCTGGCGTCTCCCCAAGTCCGGGCACTGCGGCGCTCCGCCTCCCCGATCCAGGAATCCGTGGCTGCGAGCGATCAGGCCGGTGAAGAGGTCGCCCGCTGA
- a CDS encoding MFS transporter — MTTTQHTDAATTAGRGTGGAELVRLLALAAGFVMATLDATVVNVAGPGIQSRLDMDLSALVWVVDGYTLTFASLLLLAGSLADRYGAKTVYAWGMTVFVVASLACGTAPNGTVLVVARLVQGAGAALFMPASLGLLVATFPEPGRRARMLGIWTAIVSTASGLGPVVGGVLVDTLGWRSIFWLNLPVGVVGFVLTARLITGPRPARGAVAPLGHLLGIAALALLCFTLVQGPEYGWGSAAIVGTAVGCLLCAVLFVVRERTSAAPVMPRQLLRHPAFAAANVIGFLLNFGLFGGAFMLGLFLQQVRGASPFTAGLQLLPMMIVILLGNLLFARIAARAGTRRPLIVALAVAGTGAALLGTVSPGTPYWLLAVGMAVVNFCVGVVVPAMTAASMEAAGREHAGLAGATLNANRQVGALVGVAVMGTVTTALDDRYQGAALCFLAMGLVYLLSGALAWRYVRAGRAGA, encoded by the coding sequence GTGACGACGACACAGCACACCGACGCCGCCACGACGGCCGGACGTGGCACCGGCGGGGCCGAACTGGTACGGCTGCTCGCGCTCGCCGCCGGGTTCGTCATGGCCACGCTGGACGCGACGGTGGTCAACGTGGCCGGACCCGGCATCCAGTCGCGGCTGGACATGGACCTGTCCGCCCTGGTCTGGGTCGTGGACGGCTACACCTTGACCTTCGCCTCCCTGCTGCTCCTCGCCGGATCGCTCGCCGACCGCTACGGAGCCAAGACCGTGTACGCCTGGGGCATGACGGTCTTCGTCGTGGCCTCCCTGGCCTGCGGCACGGCCCCCAACGGCACCGTCCTGGTCGTCGCCCGCCTGGTCCAGGGAGCCGGCGCCGCCCTGTTCATGCCGGCCTCGCTCGGCCTGCTCGTGGCGACGTTCCCCGAGCCGGGCAGACGCGCCCGCATGCTCGGGATCTGGACGGCGATCGTCTCCACCGCCTCGGGTCTCGGCCCGGTCGTCGGCGGCGTCCTGGTCGACACCCTCGGCTGGCGCTCCATCTTCTGGCTCAACCTGCCCGTCGGAGTCGTCGGGTTCGTCCTGACCGCACGCCTGATCACCGGCCCCCGCCCGGCGCGCGGCGCGGTCGCCCCGCTGGGGCATCTGCTCGGCATCGCCGCCCTCGCCCTGCTCTGCTTCACCCTGGTTCAGGGGCCCGAGTACGGCTGGGGGTCGGCCGCCATCGTCGGCACCGCCGTCGGCTGCCTGCTGTGCGCGGTGCTGTTCGTCGTACGGGAACGCACGAGCGCGGCCCCGGTCATGCCCCGCCAACTGCTGCGGCACCCCGCCTTCGCGGCGGCCAACGTCATCGGCTTCCTGCTCAACTTCGGCCTGTTCGGCGGCGCCTTCATGCTGGGGCTCTTCCTCCAGCAGGTGCGCGGCGCCTCCCCGTTCACGGCCGGACTCCAACTGCTGCCGATGATGATCGTGATCCTGCTGGGCAATCTGCTGTTCGCCCGGATCGCCGCGCGGGCCGGAACGCGCCGTCCGCTGATCGTGGCGCTCGCCGTCGCCGGCACCGGAGCGGCCCTGCTCGGCACGGTTTCCCCGGGCACGCCCTACTGGCTGCTCGCCGTCGGCATGGCCGTGGTCAACTTCTGCGTCGGTGTGGTCGTCCCCGCCATGACGGCCGCGTCGATGGAGGCCGCCGGGCGCGAGCACGCCGGCCTCGCCGGAGCCACGCTCAACGCCAACCGGCAGGTCGGGGCGCTGGTCGGGGTGGCCGTGATGGGCACCGTCACCACCGCGCTCGACGACCGCTACCAGGGCGCCGCCCTCTGCTTCCTCGCCATGGGCCTGGTCTATCTGCTGTCCGGCGCGCTGGCCTGGCGCTACGTGCGCGCCGGACGTGCCGGGGCCTGA
- a CDS encoding AvrD family protein: MSVRSLPVTRSVDDYLGPGDNRFFGAGFRRIRHALRGITVTSPAPGAGRLRATAALSYPPDWSAKPGKAPLRPHLSSIDALVLGVQLCEIMLTHAHGLDGELRRAMWLRHYEMRSGASPQEELADFPAELRLVSTTRCPDPLSSAALSVLDCRIGSLRVRFEIVHPGTPHRAGDMTYASVEEALGPAAQRFYGERYKLRAHRIDDIRLDPAAPRLTALVAVTARGRQDAPDPGLGGAFPHTLSMVDATIVLAQTAQILLYDLDGIDRADSNTLWMRRISMTAGSPAQPMLHPFVGATSIERSKTLTMAGRPWRTADFAGDLQGIHADYSLAHQLPGPNAPAH, from the coding sequence ATGTCCGTGCGGTCTCTGCCGGTGACCAGAAGCGTGGACGACTACCTCGGCCCCGGAGACAACAGATTCTTCGGTGCCGGCTTCCGCCGGATCCGGCACGCGCTGCGCGGCATCACGGTGACCTCCCCGGCCCCCGGCGCGGGCCGGCTGCGGGCCACCGCCGCGCTGAGCTATCCCCCCGACTGGTCGGCGAAGCCCGGCAAGGCGCCCCTGCGCCCGCACCTGAGCAGCATCGACGCACTGGTCCTCGGCGTCCAGCTGTGCGAGATCATGCTGACGCACGCCCACGGCCTGGACGGCGAGCTGCGCAGAGCGATGTGGCTGCGGCACTACGAGATGCGGTCCGGAGCCAGCCCCCAGGAGGAACTGGCGGACTTCCCCGCCGAGTTGCGCCTGGTGTCCACCACCCGTTGCCCGGACCCGCTCTCCTCGGCCGCGCTGTCGGTCCTCGACTGCCGGATCGGCTCCCTGCGGGTGCGCTTCGAGATCGTGCACCCGGGCACCCCGCACCGCGCCGGGGACATGACGTACGCCTCGGTGGAGGAGGCGCTCGGCCCGGCGGCGCAGCGGTTCTACGGCGAGCGGTACAAGCTGCGCGCCCACCGCATCGACGACATCCGTCTGGACCCCGCCGCGCCCCGCCTCACCGCCCTGGTCGCGGTCACCGCGCGGGGCCGCCAGGACGCCCCCGACCCCGGTCTCGGCGGGGCCTTCCCGCACACACTGTCCATGGTCGACGCCACCATCGTCCTCGCCCAGACCGCGCAGATCCTGCTGTACGACCTGGACGGCATCGACCGCGCCGACAGCAACACCCTGTGGATGCGGCGGATCTCGATGACCGCCGGGTCACCGGCGCAGCCCATGCTCCACCCCTTCGTCGGCGCGACCTCCATCGAACGCAGCAAGACCCTCACCATGGCCGGCCGGCCCTGGCGCACGGCCGACTTCGCCGGGGACCTGCAAGGCATCCACGCGGACTACTCCCTGGCGCACCAACTCCCCGGGCCGAACGCCCCCGCACACTGA
- a CDS encoding MerR family transcriptional regulator, which produces MDGKHMQIGEVAARTELSLRTIRHYEETGLVIPSARSQGGFRLYTETDVARLMVIRRMKPLGFTLEQMRDLLDATDRLDSGDALDAGEREALLERVRTYERAAAEQVEKLRVQLARAEDFAATLGARLEQSAPTARA; this is translated from the coding sequence GTGGACGGCAAGCACATGCAGATCGGCGAGGTCGCCGCGCGGACGGAGCTGTCCCTGCGGACCATCCGGCACTACGAGGAGACCGGCCTGGTCATTCCCTCCGCCCGCTCCCAGGGCGGGTTCCGCCTCTACACCGAGACCGACGTCGCCCGGCTCATGGTGATCCGCCGGATGAAGCCGCTCGGCTTCACCCTGGAGCAGATGCGCGACCTGCTGGACGCCACCGACCGCCTGGACAGCGGCGACGCTCTCGACGCCGGCGAGCGCGAGGCCCTGCTGGAGCGCGTACGGACCTACGAGCGGGCCGCGGCCGAGCAGGTGGAGAAGCTGCGCGTCCAGTTGGCCCGTGCCGAGGACTTCGCCGCCACCCTGGGCGCCCGCCTGGAGCAGAGCGCTCCGACCGCTCGCGCCTAG
- a CDS encoding SulP family inorganic anion transporter has product MSSAAVTPAARLRGLKPDWLSDPKVWRTEILAGLVVGLALIPEAISFSIIAGVDPAIGLFASFTMAVTISIVGGRRAMISAATGAVALVTAPMNREHGLGYLVATVILAGLFQIVLGAVGVARLMRFVPRSVMTGFVNALAIMIFMAQVPEMHDVPWPVYPLIVGGLALMVFFPKVTRVIPAPLVSIVVLTVITVAAGIAVPTVGDKGELPSSLPVPGLPDVPFTLDTLTTIAPYALAMALVGLMESLMTAKLVDDITDTHSSKTRESIGQGIANIVTGFFGGMGGCAMIGQTMINVKVSGARTRVSTFLAGVFLMVLCIVFGPVVSDIPMAALVAVMVMVTFGTFDWHSIAPRTLKRMPAGEIAVMVITVIVVVATSNLAIGVVVGSVTAMVVFAKRVARLAHVTAVTDPDGHTVVYRVTGELFFASSNDLVGQFDYAGDPDEVVIDLSAAHIWDASSVAALDAIETKYRQRGKTVEITGLNEPSADLHGKLTNSH; this is encoded by the coding sequence TTGTCTTCCGCTGCTGTGACTCCCGCCGCGCGCCTGCGCGGCCTCAAGCCGGACTGGCTGAGCGATCCCAAGGTCTGGCGCACCGAGATCCTGGCCGGGCTGGTCGTCGGCCTGGCCCTGATCCCTGAGGCCATCTCGTTCTCCATCATCGCCGGTGTCGACCCGGCGATCGGCCTGTTCGCCTCCTTCACCATGGCCGTGACCATCTCCATCGTCGGCGGACGCCGTGCGATGATCTCCGCCGCCACCGGCGCGGTCGCGCTCGTCACCGCTCCCATGAACCGGGAACACGGCCTGGGCTACCTCGTCGCGACGGTCATCCTGGCCGGCCTCTTCCAGATCGTCCTCGGCGCGGTGGGCGTGGCCAGGCTGATGCGGTTCGTGCCCCGTTCGGTGATGACCGGCTTCGTCAACGCCCTCGCCATCATGATCTTCATGGCGCAGGTGCCGGAGATGCACGACGTGCCCTGGCCGGTCTACCCGCTGATCGTCGGCGGCCTGGCGCTGATGGTGTTCTTCCCGAAGGTCACCAGGGTGATCCCGGCGCCGCTGGTGTCCATCGTCGTCCTCACCGTGATCACCGTCGCGGCCGGCATCGCCGTGCCGACCGTCGGCGACAAGGGCGAACTGCCGTCCTCGCTGCCGGTCCCGGGCCTGCCCGACGTGCCCTTCACCCTGGACACCCTGACCACCATCGCCCCCTACGCCCTCGCCATGGCGCTGGTCGGCCTGATGGAGTCGCTGATGACCGCCAAGCTCGTCGACGACATCACCGACACCCACTCCTCCAAGACCCGCGAGTCCATCGGGCAGGGCATCGCCAACATCGTCACCGGCTTCTTCGGCGGCATGGGCGGCTGCGCCATGATCGGCCAGACCATGATCAACGTGAAGGTCTCCGGCGCCCGCACCCGCGTCTCCACCTTCCTCGCCGGTGTCTTCCTGATGGTGCTGTGCATCGTCTTCGGCCCGGTCGTCTCCGACATCCCCATGGCCGCCCTGGTCGCCGTCATGGTCATGGTCACCTTCGGCACCTTCGACTGGCACTCCATCGCGCCCAGGACGCTCAAGCGGATGCCGGCCGGGGAGATCGCCGTCATGGTCATCACCGTGATCGTCGTGGTCGCCACCTCCAACCTCGCCATCGGCGTCGTCGTCGGCTCGGTCACCGCCATGGTCGTCTTCGCCAAGCGCGTCGCCCGCCTCGCCCACGTCACCGCCGTCACCGACCCCGACGGCCACACGGTCGTCTACCGGGTCACCGGCGAGTTGTTCTTCGCCTCCTCCAACGACCTGGTCGGCCAGTTCGACTACGCGGGCGACCCGGACGAGGTCGTCATCGACCTCTCGGCCGCCCACATCTGGGACGCCTCCTCCGTCGCCGCCCTGGACGCGATCGAGACCAAGTACAGGCAGCGCGGCAAAACCGTCGAGATCACCGGCCTGAACGAACCCAGCGCCGACCTCCACGGCAAGCTCACCAACAGCCACTGA